Proteins encoded within one genomic window of Siniperca chuatsi isolate FFG_IHB_CAS linkage group LG4, ASM2008510v1, whole genome shotgun sequence:
- the rassf9 gene encoding ras association domain-containing protein 9, translating into MAPFGKNFLKARLKNRTKDAEPVVGKEIQVTVCNEEKVVCGVTKHTTCADMIQALLDDHKSIPESKRLLHGEPKDFCLVERWKGFERALPPLTRILRLWYAWGDQRPSIQFILVKTSDFVLQSTKKGGKSKGAKPKRWEHGRAQYTQSLPVERQKRIVKKAFRKLEKLHKESKSSQGADEIDGMVQLILNQDHTIREQIQSMRELDLEIERFELQLQKEAESESSLAQACGQSLEAHSDQQLQEYLYTSDGVEQLELQVQRHQELILQLSRDIDAELRRANFPLSQYEDSEQEGVAAASWIPLETDESFYTAELERLQDELKHSLFTGVSLHNQTAEIDKKLKYYGATLVSKDQECWQLAAQLSSLQIGDGEEEEESSPVPLKSETQCSVSQKHKHSLSPLDVTDTDSDTGISSTHSQDSLSPCLDFPPPLDTDV; encoded by the exons ATGGCTCCGTTTGGAAAAAACTTCCTGAAAGCGCGACTGAAAAACAG GACAAAAGATGCCGAGCCTGTAGTAGGGAAGGAGATTCAGGTTACTGTCTGCAATGAGGAGAAAGTTGTCTGTGGAGTAACGAAGCACACAACATGTGCAGATATGATTCAGGCGTTACTGGATGATCACAAGTCAATCCCAGAGAGCAAGCGGCTCCTGCACGGGGAACCCAAAGACTTCTGTCTCGTTGAGCGGTGGAAGGGTTTTGAGAGAGCCTTGCCTCCTCTCACCAGAATCCTGAGACTCTGGTATGCCTGGGGTGACCAGAGACCCTCCATCCAGTTTATTCTAGTCAAAACCAGCGATTTTGTGCTTCAGTCCACCAAGAAGGGTGGAAAGTCCAAGGGGGCCAAGCCAAAGCGATGGGAGCACGGTCGTGCTCAATACACCCAGTCTCTGCCGGTGGAGAGGCAAAAGCGCATAGTGAAGAAAGCTTTCCGGAAGCTGGAAAAGCTTCACAAGGAGAGCAAGAGCTCCCAGGGTGCTGACGAGATTGATGGAATGGTGCAGCTTATTCTCAACCAGGACCACACCATCCGGGAGCAGATCCAAAGCATGAGAGAGCTGGATTTGGAGATCGAGCGGTTTGAGCTGCAATTGCAGAAGGAAGCTGAGTCTGAGAGTTCACTGGCTCAGGCTTGTGGTCAGAGTTTGGAGGCGCATAGTGACCAGCAGCTGCAAGAGTACCTGTACACCAGCGATGGAGTCGAACAGCTTGAGCTGCAGGTTCAGAGGCACCAGGAGCTCATCCTCCAGCTGTCCCGGGATATTGACGCTGAGCTGAGGAGGGCCAACTTCCCTCTGAGCCAATATGAGGACAGTGAACAGGAAGGAGTCGCGGCTGCTTCCTGGATCCCCTTGGAGACAGATGAATCATTCTACACTGCCGAACTTGAGAGGTTGCAGGATGAACTGAAGCACAGTCTCTTCACTGGTGTGTCTCTTCACAACCAAACTGCAGAAATAGACAAGAAGCTGAAGTACTATGGTGCTACGCTGGTCTCCAAGGATCAGGAGTGCTGGCAACTGGCTGCCCAGCTGAGCTCACTGCAAATTGGGGacggagaagaggaggaggagtccaGTCCTGTCCCTCTGAAAAGTGAGACTCAGTGCAGCgtctcacagaaacacaaacacagcctgtCTCCTCTAGACGTTACAGACACAGACTCAGACACTGGGATTAGCTCCACACACAGTCAAGACTCGCTGTCACCATGTCTCGACTTCCCTCCCCCACTGGACACAGACGTTTGA